Proteins encoded within one genomic window of Glycine soja cultivar W05 chromosome 1, ASM419377v2, whole genome shotgun sequence:
- the LOC114413621 gene encoding UDP-glycosyltransferase 83A1-like, with protein sequence MNIPTVLALPFPAQGHVNPMMTFSQKLVENGCKVIFVNTDFVHKRVVRSMVEQQDHSLDDSSSLLKLVSIPDGLGPDDDRNDQAKLCEAIPSSMPEALEELIEDIIHLKGENNRISFIVADLCMAWALDVGNKFGIKGAVLCPASSTLFTLMYNIPKLINDGIIDSDYELTLTKEKRIRISPSMPEMDTEDFFWLNMGHPLTGKKVLKYLEHCTRNLHLTEWWLCNTTHELEPGTLSFVPKILPIGPLLRSHTKSMGQFWEEDLSCMSWLDQQPHGSVLYVAFGSFTLFDQNQFNELALGLNLTNRPFLWVVREDNKLEYPNEFLGSKGKIVGWAPQQKVLNHPAIACFVTHCGWNSIMEGLSNGIPFLCWPYFADQLHNKTHLCDELKVGLGFDKDKNGLVSRKVFKMKVEQFFNDENIKSRSMGLKEKVMNNIAKGGPSYENLDRIVKCIKE encoded by the exons ATGAACATTCCAACTGTGCTAGCTTTACCATTCCCAGCACAAGGGCATGTAAATCCCATGATGACCTTCTCACAAAAGTTGGTTGAAAATGGATGCAAAGTCATTTTTGTGAACACAGATTTCGTCCACAAGCGAGTGGTGAGATCCATGGTGGAGCAACAAGATCATAGCCTCGATGATTCGTCGTCACTGTTGAAGTTGGTCTCAATCCCTGATGGTTTGGGACCTGATGATGACAGAAACGATCAGGCCAAGCTATGTGAAGCTATTCCAAGTTCCATGCCAGAAGCCCTTGAGGAGCTCATAGAGGATATTATTCATTTGAAAGGTGAGAATAATAGAATTAGCTTCATTGTTGCAGATTTGTGCATGGCTTGGGCGTTGGATGTTGGGAATAAATTTGGAATCAAAGGAGCTGTTTTGTGTCCTGCATCATCAACTCTTTTTACGTTGATGTACAACATCCCCAAGCTTATTAACGATGGGATCATAGATTCTGATTATG AATTAACATtgacaaaggaaaagagaattCGGATATCACCAAGTATGCCTGAGATGGACACAGAAGACTTTTTTTGGTTGAATATGGGTCACCCATTAACTGGTAAGAAAGTACTCAAGTATTTGGAGCATTGTACACGAAATTTACATTTGACAGAATGGTGGCTTTGCAACACCACACATGAACTTGAACCTGGAACATTATCCTTTGTTCCCAAGATCCTCCCAATTGGCCCATTGTTGAGAAGCCATACAAAATCAATGGGACAATTTTGGGAAGAAGATCTCTCTTGCATGAGTTGGCTCGATCAACAACCTCATGGTTCTGTCTTGTATGTTGCCTTTGGTAGTTTCACTCTTTTTGACCAAAACCAATTCAATGAACTAGCTCTTGGACTCAACCTCACCAATAGACCTTTTCTTTGGGTTGTGCGTGAAGACAACAAGTTGGAATACCCTAATGAATTCTTGGGGAGTAAAGGTAAGATTGTTGGTTGGGCTCCTCAACAAAAGGTGCTAAACCACCCTGCCATAGCTTGTTTTGTGACCCATTGTGGTTGGAATTCTATCATGGAAGGTTTGTCCAATGGGATCCCTTTCTTGTGCTGGCCATACTTTGCAGACCAACTTCATAACAAAACACATCTTTGTGATGAGTTGAAGGTTGGGCTGGGatttgataaagataaaaatggacTCGTGTCACGCAAGGTGTTTAAAATGAAAGTGGAGCAATTCTTCAATGATGAGAACATAAAATCTAGGTCTATGGGGTTGAAAGAGAAAGTCATGAACAACATAGCGAAAGGAGGTCCATCTTATGAGAACCTTGATAGGATTGTCAAGTGTATAAAAGAATAA